The following proteins are co-located in the Sphingomonas panacis genome:
- a CDS encoding 3-hydroxyacyl-CoA dehydrogenase/enoyl-CoA hydratase family protein — MSDTIKKICVIGAGTMGAGIAAQVANAGVPVLLLDIVRDPADRNAVAAGAVAKMLKTDPAPFMSKAAAKLVETGNIEDDLARVAECDWIVEAIVERLDLKQQLYAKLEDVRRAGTAISSNTSTIPLGHLIEGRSEAFRRDFLITHFFNPPRYMRLLEIVSGPESHAALVARVSDFADRQLGKTIVVAKDTPGFIANRVGTFWIQAALNAAFELGLTVEEADAIAGKPMGVPKTGVFGLVDLVGIDLMPHLQKSLTETLPKGDAYQAISTIPPLIGKMIAEGYTGRKGKGGFYRLNREAGKRKEAINLATGEYRAVVTPPSLPGAAAKGDLGALLALPGKSGAYAWAILGQTLAYAASLVPDAADDIVSVDTAMKLGYNWSFGPFELIDKIGAVALAKRLADEGKPVPAILTLAGERSFYRVENGVRQYLGLDGAYHDIVRPDGVLMLADIKLSSKPLAKTASAALWDVGDGVACIEFTGKMNALDGEVMALIGKAIPIVAEKFKALVVYNEGKSFSAGANLGLALFALNIAAWGEIDKLVAGGQEAYKALKYAPFPVVSAPFGMALGGGCEILLNSDAVQAHAETYTGLVECGVGLIPGWGGCGEMIDRWRSNPAMPKGPMPAVAKVFETVSTATVSKSAAEAKEYGFLRPSDGITMNRDRLLADAKAKALALAEGYQPPAPPEFRLPGAAGRVALDMAVKGFQARGLATDYDGVVSGFLADVLTGGEADLVDTVTEADLLALERKAFAKLVRDTRTQARIETILETGKPLRN, encoded by the coding sequence ATGAGCGACACCATCAAGAAAATTTGCGTGATCGGCGCTGGCACGATGGGGGCGGGCATCGCCGCGCAGGTCGCCAATGCCGGTGTTCCTGTGCTGCTGCTCGACATCGTCCGCGATCCCGCCGACCGCAATGCGGTCGCCGCCGGCGCGGTCGCGAAGATGCTCAAGACCGATCCCGCCCCCTTCATGTCGAAGGCGGCGGCGAAGCTGGTCGAGACCGGCAACATCGAGGACGATCTCGCCCGCGTCGCGGAATGCGACTGGATCGTCGAGGCGATCGTCGAGCGGCTCGATCTCAAGCAACAGCTTTATGCGAAGCTGGAGGACGTGCGGCGTGCCGGCACGGCGATCTCGTCGAACACCTCGACGATCCCACTCGGCCATCTCATCGAGGGGCGTTCGGAAGCGTTTCGGCGCGACTTCCTCATCACCCACTTCTTCAATCCGCCGCGCTACATGCGCCTGCTCGAGATCGTGTCCGGGCCGGAGAGCCATGCGGCGCTGGTCGCGCGCGTGTCCGATTTCGCCGATCGCCAGCTCGGCAAGACAATCGTCGTCGCCAAGGATACGCCGGGCTTCATCGCCAACCGCGTCGGCACCTTCTGGATTCAGGCGGCGCTCAACGCGGCGTTCGAGCTTGGCCTGACGGTCGAAGAGGCCGATGCGATCGCCGGCAAGCCGATGGGTGTGCCCAAGACGGGTGTGTTCGGATTGGTCGATCTGGTCGGTATAGATCTGATGCCGCATCTCCAGAAAAGCCTTACCGAGACTTTGCCCAAGGGCGACGCCTATCAAGCGATCTCGACGATCCCGCCGCTGATCGGGAAAATGATCGCCGAGGGCTATACCGGCCGCAAGGGCAAAGGCGGTTTCTATCGGCTCAACCGCGAAGCGGGCAAGCGCAAGGAAGCGATCAACCTCGCGACCGGCGAATATCGTGCTGTTGTGACGCCGCCTTCGCTGCCCGGCGCGGCGGCCAAGGGCGATCTCGGCGCATTGCTCGCGCTGCCCGGCAAGTCCGGTGCCTACGCTTGGGCGATCCTCGGCCAGACGCTCGCCTACGCCGCCAGCCTGGTGCCCGATGCGGCCGACGATATCGTCTCGGTCGATACCGCGATGAAGCTCGGCTACAATTGGAGTTTCGGCCCCTTCGAGCTGATCGACAAGATCGGCGCGGTCGCGTTGGCCAAGCGCCTTGCGGACGAGGGCAAGCCGGTGCCGGCGATCCTGACGCTGGCGGGCGAGCGCAGCTTCTACCGCGTCGAAAATGGCGTGCGTCAGTATCTCGGCCTCGACGGCGCGTATCACGACATCGTCCGACCCGACGGCGTGCTGATGCTCGCCGACATTAAACTCAGCTCGAAGCCGCTCGCCAAAACGGCTTCGGCGGCGTTGTGGGACGTCGGTGATGGCGTTGCTTGCATCGAATTTACTGGAAAGATGAACGCGCTCGATGGCGAGGTGATGGCGCTGATCGGGAAGGCGATCCCGATCGTCGCCGAGAAGTTCAAGGCGCTGGTGGTGTACAACGAGGGCAAGAGCTTCTCGGCCGGCGCCAACCTGGGTCTCGCGCTGTTCGCGCTCAACATCGCTGCATGGGGCGAGATCGACAAACTCGTCGCCGGCGGGCAGGAGGCGTACAAGGCGCTCAAATATGCGCCTTTCCCGGTGGTCAGCGCGCCGTTCGGCATGGCGCTTGGCGGGGGGTGCGAGATATTGCTCAACAGCGATGCTGTGCAGGCACATGCCGAGACCTATACCGGCCTGGTCGAATGCGGGGTCGGGCTGATCCCCGGCTGGGGCGGTTGCGGCGAGATGATCGACCGCTGGCGCAGCAACCCGGCGATGCCAAAGGGGCCGATGCCGGCGGTGGCTAAGGTGTTCGAGACGGTTTCGACCGCGACGGTCTCCAAATCGGCGGCGGAAGCCAAGGAATACGGCTTCCTGCGCCCGAGCGATGGCATCACCATGAACCGCGACCGGCTGCTTGCCGACGCCAAGGCAAAGGCACTCGCGCTCGCAGAGGGCTATCAGCCCCCGGCACCGCCCGAATTTCGCCTGCCGGGCGCGGCTGGACGTGTCGCGCTCGACATGGCGGTGAAGGGCTTCCAGGCGCGCGGCCTCGCCACCGACTATGACGGCGTCGTCTCGGGGTTCCTGGCCGACGTGTTGACCGGCGGCGAGGCCGATCTGGTCGATACCGTCACCGAGGCGGACCTGCTCGCGCTGGAACGCAAGGCGTTCGCGAAACTGGTGCGCGACACGCGCACGCAGGCGCGCATCGAAACCATCCTCGAAACCGGCAAACCGCTGCGCAATTGA
- a CDS encoding thiolase family protein: MRDVVIAGYARSPFHLAGKGALARVRPDDLAATVIRGLIERTGVKPEDIEDIVLGCAFPEGEQGFNMARLVGLLADLPLSVGGMTVNRFCGSSMSAIHIAAGQIQLGAGEAFICAGVESMSRVPMMGFNPLPNPVLAKKSAAYMGMGDTAENVATKYQITRAQQEAFAVASQDKAAAAVAAGKLDAEIVPIQTKAGVVDKDGTPRPGTTAEALAGLKPAFSQEGTVTAGTASPLTDGASAVLVTSEEYARANGLTILARIKSVAVSGCQPEIMGIGPVEASRKALKRAGLDASQIDVVELNEAFASQALACIGDLGLDAAKVNLDGGAIAIGHPLGATGARIVGKAAALLQREGGKYALATQCIGGGQGIATVLEAVE; the protein is encoded by the coding sequence ATGCGCGACGTGGTTATTGCGGGCTATGCCCGGTCCCCCTTTCATCTCGCCGGCAAGGGCGCGCTGGCGCGGGTCCGTCCTGACGATCTCGCGGCTACGGTGATTCGCGGGCTGATCGAGCGCACTGGCGTAAAGCCCGAGGATATCGAGGATATCGTGCTGGGTTGCGCCTTCCCGGAAGGCGAGCAGGGCTTCAATATGGCCCGGCTGGTCGGGCTGCTGGCCGATCTTCCGCTGTCGGTCGGCGGCATGACGGTCAACCGTTTCTGTGGCTCCTCGATGAGCGCGATCCACATCGCCGCCGGGCAGATCCAGCTCGGTGCGGGTGAGGCGTTCATTTGCGCCGGCGTCGAGTCGATGAGCCGCGTGCCGATGATGGGCTTCAACCCGCTCCCGAACCCGGTGCTGGCGAAGAAGAGCGCCGCATACATGGGCATGGGTGACACCGCCGAGAACGTCGCGACCAAATATCAGATCACGCGAGCGCAGCAGGAAGCGTTCGCGGTGGCAAGCCAGGACAAGGCCGCCGCTGCAGTTGCCGCTGGCAAGCTCGATGCCGAGATCGTGCCGATCCAGACCAAGGCTGGCGTGGTCGATAAGGATGGTACGCCACGTCCCGGCACCACCGCTGAGGCGCTTGCCGGGTTGAAACCCGCGTTCAGCCAGGAGGGTACGGTTACGGCCGGCACAGCCTCGCCGCTCACTGACGGCGCAAGCGCGGTGCTGGTCACCAGCGAGGAGTATGCGCGCGCGAACGGCCTCACGATACTCGCGCGGATCAAATCGGTGGCGGTGTCGGGATGCCAGCCTGAGATCATGGGAATCGGCCCGGTCGAGGCATCGCGCAAGGCGCTCAAGCGCGCAGGTCTCGACGCCAGCCAGATCGACGTGGTCGAGCTCAACGAGGCGTTCGCCAGCCAGGCGCTGGCCTGTATCGGCGACCTCGGTCTCGATGCAGCCAAGGTGAACCTCGATGGCGGCGCGATCGCGATCGGCCATCCGCTTGGCGCGACCGGCGCGCGGATCGTCGGCAAGGCGGCGGCACTGCTCCAGCGTGAGGGCGGCAAATATGCGCTCGCAACGCAGTGCATCGGCGGCGGACAGGGCATCGCCACCGTTCTGGAGGCAGTGGAATGA
- a CDS encoding acyl-CoA dehydrogenase C-terminal domain-containing protein, protein MQVYDAPLRDMRFVLDELHQDDGFGGIPALEEFTPDLTSAVLEEAARFSREVLAPINRSGDEEGCHFENGVVRTPEGFKEAYKQFAEGGWTSLASDPEWGGQGLPEAVSKLVEEMSCSANLSFGLYPGLSHGATTAIEGHASEDIKRAYLPKLVSGEWAGTMCLTESHCGTDLGLLRTRAVPQDDGSYRVTGSKIFISAGEHDLTDNIIHLVLARLPDAPKGVKGISLFLVPKYLPNDDGSVGPSNGVACGAIEHKMGLKASATCQMNFDDSTGWLVGEPNKGMAAMFTMMNAERVSVGIQGLGVGEAAYQSAVWYAKDRLQGRSLSGVKNPDGPADPIIVHPDVRRMLMTMRAYNEGCRALSGWVSRALDAEKHSPDPEVKQRAADFTALMTPVVKALFTDLGHESAHLAVQCYGGHGYIRESGVEQYARDARIAMIYEGTNGIQALDLVGRKLGAHTGRYLRSFFHPVSAFIEENSGEGPMKPMIDALARAFGALQLSTATIAQRGMSDPEEAGAAASDYLRLLGLVGMAYCFARATKIAGLKLLFGTDEKAFYDAKIKTATFFFERILPQTAALFLQIKAGKKSMMALDQDAF, encoded by the coding sequence ATGCAAGTCTATGACGCTCCGCTGCGCGACATGCGCTTCGTCCTCGACGAACTGCACCAGGATGACGGCTTCGGCGGCATCCCGGCGCTCGAAGAGTTCACGCCCGACCTGACCAGCGCCGTGTTGGAGGAAGCCGCGCGCTTCTCCCGCGAGGTGCTGGCGCCGATCAACCGCTCCGGCGACGAGGAAGGCTGCCATTTCGAGAACGGCGTCGTCCGCACGCCCGAGGGCTTCAAGGAGGCCTATAAGCAGTTCGCCGAAGGCGGCTGGACATCGCTCGCCTCCGATCCCGAGTGGGGCGGGCAGGGCTTGCCGGAAGCGGTGAGCAAGCTCGTCGAGGAAATGAGCTGTTCGGCCAATCTGTCGTTCGGTCTGTATCCCGGCCTCAGCCACGGCGCGACCACCGCGATCGAAGGCCATGCCAGCGAGGATATCAAGCGTGCCTATCTGCCCAAGCTGGTGAGCGGCGAATGGGCAGGCACCATGTGTCTGACCGAATCGCATTGCGGCACCGATCTCGGTCTGTTGCGCACCCGCGCGGTGCCACAGGACGATGGCAGCTACCGCGTCACCGGCTCGAAGATCTTCATCTCGGCTGGCGAGCATGACCTCACCGACAACATCATCCATCTCGTGCTCGCGCGCCTGCCTGACGCACCCAAGGGCGTGAAGGGCATCAGCCTGTTCCTCGTGCCCAAGTATCTGCCCAACGATGATGGCTCTGTTGGTCCGTCCAACGGCGTCGCCTGCGGCGCGATCGAGCACAAGATGGGCCTCAAGGCCTCCGCCACCTGCCAGATGAACTTCGACGATTCGACCGGGTGGCTGGTCGGTGAGCCCAACAAGGGCATGGCCGCGATGTTCACGATGATGAACGCCGAGCGCGTCTCGGTCGGCATCCAGGGGCTCGGTGTCGGCGAGGCGGCGTATCAGTCGGCAGTGTGGTACGCCAAGGATCGCCTGCAGGGACGATCGTTGTCGGGCGTGAAAAATCCGGACGGCCCGGCCGATCCGATCATCGTTCACCCCGATGTGCGCCGCATGCTGATGACGATGCGCGCCTATAACGAGGGGTGCCGCGCGCTGTCCGGGTGGGTATCGCGTGCGCTCGATGCCGAAAAGCATTCACCCGACCCCGAAGTGAAGCAGCGTGCAGCCGACTTCACAGCCTTGATGACGCCGGTCGTGAAGGCGCTGTTCACGGACCTCGGCCATGAAAGCGCGCATCTGGCGGTGCAATGTTACGGTGGCCACGGCTACATTCGCGAAAGCGGCGTCGAGCAATATGCCCGCGATGCCCGCATCGCGATGATCTATGAGGGCACCAACGGTATCCAGGCGCTCGATCTGGTCGGGCGCAAGCTCGGCGCGCATACGGGACGCTACCTTCGCAGTTTCTTCCACCCGGTCTCGGCGTTTATCGAGGAGAACAGCGGCGAGGGGCCGATGAAGCCGATGATCGACGCGCTCGCGCGAGCGTTCGGCGCGCTCCAGCTTTCCACCGCGACGATCGCCCAGCGTGGTATGAGCGACCCGGAGGAAGCGGGCGCGGCGGCAAGCGACTACCTTCGGCTGCTCGGCCTCGTCGGGATGGCGTACTGCTTTGCGCGTGCAACAAAGATCGCCGGGCTGAAGCTACTGTTCGGCACCGATGAAAAAGCGTTCTACGACGCCAAGATCAAGACCGCGACGTTCTTCTTTGAACGCATCCTGCCGCAGACGGCGGCTCTGTTCCTCCAGATCAAAGCCGGCAAGAAGTCGATGATGGCGCTTGATCAGGACGCGTTTTGA
- a CDS encoding PaaI family thioesterase produces the protein MTGLDEIRAMVAGGRRPPMMELLDIDLVEVDKGYVMFTATPGASHYNPLGIVHGGFAATMLDSACGLAASSATDVPMTCVTLEIKISYQAALSARTGQVRAIGRLISLGRRVAFTKARLVDQAERLFATATSTLLVSERNQTS, from the coding sequence ATGACGGGCCTCGATGAAATCCGCGCAATGGTCGCCGGTGGCCGACGGCCGCCGATGATGGAGTTGCTCGATATTGATCTGGTCGAGGTCGATAAAGGCTATGTGATGTTCACGGCAACGCCCGGCGCCTCGCACTACAATCCGCTAGGGATCGTACATGGCGGCTTCGCAGCAACAATGCTCGATTCGGCATGCGGTCTTGCTGCGAGCAGTGCGACCGACGTGCCGATGACGTGCGTCACGCTCGAGATCAAGATCAGCTATCAAGCTGCGTTGAGTGCGCGGACCGGGCAAGTCCGCGCGATTGGCCGGCTGATCTCTTTGGGCCGTCGCGTCGCATTCACCAAAGCGCGGCTGGTCGACCAGGCCGAGCGACTCTTCGCCACGGCCACATCGACGTTGTTGGTGTCTGAGCGTAACCAAACCTCTTGA
- a CDS encoding NAD(P)H-dependent flavin oxidoreductase, with the protein MTLPVSLSARLAIPAIVAPMFLVSGPDLVVACCTAGLLGTFPALNQRTTDGFEQWLEAIAARLAGVSDAAPFGVNLIVHKSNTRLDADLERIVAHKVPVVITSLGAVSEVVRAVQSYGGLVLHDVISARHAEKAVAAGVDGLIAVCAGAGGHAGRLSPFALVSEIRTFFDGPLALAGAISEGRHIAAARMMGADLGYIGSHFIVAEESLASSAQKAMMLEARAADITYTDKVTGVNANFLTPSLAAATLPDSHGGLSIAEEARAWKSIWSAGHGVGGARAIRPARDICAALVAEYQAAKRIAL; encoded by the coding sequence TTGACGCTCCCGGTGTCTCTCTCGGCGCGGCTCGCCATCCCGGCGATCGTCGCGCCGATGTTCCTCGTCTCGGGGCCGGATCTGGTCGTGGCGTGCTGTACGGCCGGGCTGCTCGGGACGTTCCCGGCGCTCAACCAGCGTACAACGGATGGCTTCGAGCAATGGCTCGAGGCCATCGCGGCCCGGCTTGCCGGAGTGTCGGATGCGGCTCCGTTCGGCGTCAACCTCATCGTCCACAAGAGTAATACCCGGCTCGACGCCGATCTTGAGCGTATCGTCGCGCACAAGGTTCCGGTGGTCATCACCTCGCTCGGCGCTGTGTCCGAAGTGGTGCGCGCGGTGCAGAGTTACGGTGGTTTGGTGCTGCACGATGTCATCAGTGCCCGCCACGCCGAAAAGGCTGTCGCGGCCGGGGTCGATGGACTGATTGCGGTATGTGCGGGTGCGGGCGGTCATGCCGGCAGGCTCAGCCCGTTCGCGCTGGTTTCTGAAATACGGACGTTTTTCGATGGCCCGCTGGCGCTGGCTGGCGCGATCAGTGAAGGGCGGCACATCGCCGCCGCGCGGATGATGGGCGCGGATCTTGGCTATATCGGATCGCACTTCATCGTTGCCGAGGAGAGCCTCGCGAGCAGCGCGCAAAAGGCGATGATGCTTGAGGCGCGCGCGGCCGACATCACCTACACTGACAAGGTCACGGGGGTGAACGCCAATTTCCTCACGCCCAGCCTCGCCGCCGCGACGCTGCCAGACTCGCATGGCGGTCTTTCGATCGCAGAAGAGGCACGCGCCTGGAAGTCGATCTGGTCGGCCGGACATGGCGTTGGCGGAGCACGCGCGATCCGCCCCGCGCGCGACATCTGCGCTGCGCTGGTGGCGGAATATCAAGCAGCGAAGCGCATCGCGCTATGA
- a CDS encoding LamG-like jellyroll fold domain-containing protein, with product MKAPSFRVLMAATTCLATPALAQTPASGNDGLLFAVSGETGAIADHAAGLATPIFADGVRTVADGRVGQALSLADQLTLAWSAPGNIVAQRGTLSFFFRPRTPLGTTPFPLFRIGDSDGTSWDMAWGRIDWNGHGFDAFVTDTGLARTRVSFRIDTVPSPTTWIHVTFAWDETSGVKLWIDGKPVAHADRKAVYDGGLFGFGPFQRIVSPYQVQSQYNYVRSGDIDEIRIYDHRLDDAQVAALAAAQAPAVPAAPSRSLADTTTRDEWWLRYGWTGAAPDYLASTETRIRKVEFADTRDQKERMFRGADGIRETTWPGVYNRSRLPGRHDYFELPDWNVYSTGGKTYTLTLPDEPWNRIEINGPAYGTLSDLGGKLLTRPAGLERTSTALGKERRGGVLRFENVAQETPIEEIGAYDVTARTVPDDPVVMTYTLDATADPASYPALDPLRRTIAGRYVADERATIVALPAGAPRKPVAAPASRGLPLVHILIPGDFRDSRPGGAISRFAYGTENMDVGLDGIAIDLPALDVQPTHGALLPLNIRVKDPTWPDRDLLDINVSVKPHEARTLWLDTRDRILPPGANLYVTIAAAGGGFDAAKLDGTRLRLLYKPAAAAKPEHVADRFEQARDNLAFLVEEQPNTRAYPVWDRFERDISDVLRVDPDNAVARAYWVEKNPNQPYAPFTQPVPPAGAPLWAFRQSENLKLYRRFVDWWIDNRQIADGEFGGGLSDDTDLVNQWVPLALMGVEPARLAASQRRVLDATYTNGMWSDGLSRIRADELHSYEEGINSVAQSLQLSRGDPTAIERAMAVARNYPRLIAVNPAGHHHFVSSYYSGTDIVREGVWGWQRPYSLLITHPGLLLADYNGAPAVKSALLPLLDDWLAHGKQAADGSWSYPSEIEWATDATRGSGVVSAANVFWAAWTWTHDDRYLRPIVADLTHHNLAAISRLNPDLLTRLPAGPKLIQQIADGTITAAGVDNDRNLGGSTDADFARFVRWQSTGDKTILADLFGAEIRSDSQRMHLLTEGHLWSDRVSVPIELLQRTRLGGVAHRRNAYAPGNLVRWRFDGGTTAEDLAILIPSGDPRRFKVIAYNLTDRPITATMIGDGIAAGRWSMTRGIDTNGDDQADTPSPATQIDFEEGTPVPLSLPPRQTIVFTLTLAAEGEEPRTRADIGLSADDLVVKGANLTATIHSLGAKPTPAGIATLINGEGQSLATARFPSLAAPIDLLPKTTSVRFAIPRGVEPDTLSVTLALEGNPGEISTTNNRARIGATIANGNRKSVTM from the coding sequence ATGAAGGCACCCAGCTTCCGCGTTCTCATGGCAGCCACAACCTGTCTCGCTACACCCGCCCTCGCGCAGACGCCTGCGAGCGGAAACGACGGCCTCCTCTTCGCCGTATCCGGCGAAACCGGCGCGATCGCCGATCACGCCGCTGGCCTCGCCACCCCGATCTTCGCCGACGGCGTCAGGACGGTCGCGGACGGTCGCGTCGGGCAAGCGCTCTCGCTGGCGGACCAGCTCACGCTCGCCTGGTCCGCGCCCGGCAACATCGTCGCGCAGCGCGGCACGCTGTCGTTCTTCTTCCGCCCGCGCACCCCGCTGGGCACGACGCCGTTTCCGCTGTTCCGCATCGGCGACAGCGACGGCACGAGCTGGGACATGGCGTGGGGCCGGATCGACTGGAACGGCCACGGCTTCGATGCCTTCGTCACCGATACCGGCCTCGCCCGCACCCGCGTCTCGTTTCGGATCGATACCGTGCCATCGCCGACCACGTGGATTCACGTCACCTTCGCATGGGATGAGACCAGCGGCGTCAAGCTGTGGATTGACGGCAAGCCGGTCGCCCATGCCGATCGCAAGGCGGTCTATGACGGCGGCCTGTTCGGCTTCGGCCCGTTCCAGCGCATCGTCTCGCCGTATCAGGTGCAGAGCCAGTACAATTACGTTCGCTCCGGCGACATCGACGAGATCCGCATCTACGATCACCGGCTCGACGATGCGCAGGTCGCCGCGCTCGCCGCCGCGCAAGCGCCGGCGGTGCCCGCCGCCCCGTCGCGCTCGCTCGCCGACACCACCACGCGCGACGAATGGTGGCTGCGCTACGGCTGGACCGGCGCCGCACCCGACTATCTCGCCAGCACGGAGACGCGAATCCGCAAGGTCGAGTTCGCCGACACGCGCGACCAGAAGGAGCGCATGTTCCGTGGTGCCGACGGCATCCGCGAGACGACGTGGCCGGGCGTCTACAACCGATCGCGCCTGCCAGGCCGGCACGATTATTTCGAACTGCCCGACTGGAACGTCTATTCGACCGGCGGCAAGACCTACACGCTCACCCTGCCGGACGAGCCGTGGAACCGGATCGAGATCAACGGCCCGGCCTATGGCACGCTCAGCGACCTGGGAGGCAAGCTGCTTACGCGCCCGGCCGGGCTGGAGCGAACCTCGACCGCACTCGGCAAGGAACGTCGCGGTGGCGTGCTGCGCTTCGAAAACGTCGCGCAGGAAACCCCGATCGAGGAGATCGGCGCCTATGACGTCACCGCCCGCACCGTCCCCGACGATCCCGTGGTGATGACCTACACGCTCGATGCGACAGCCGATCCCGCCAGCTATCCCGCGCTCGATCCGCTGCGCCGGACGATCGCCGGCCGCTACGTCGCCGATGAGCGCGCGACGATCGTCGCGCTCCCCGCCGGCGCGCCGCGCAAGCCGGTCGCCGCACCGGCGTCGCGCGGCTTGCCGCTCGTCCACATCCTCATCCCCGGCGATTTCCGCGACAGCCGGCCGGGGGGCGCGATCTCGCGCTTCGCATATGGCACCGAGAATATGGACGTCGGCCTCGACGGGATCGCGATCGATCTGCCCGCGCTCGACGTACAGCCGACCCACGGCGCGCTGTTGCCGCTCAACATCCGCGTCAAGGATCCGACCTGGCCCGATCGCGACCTGCTCGACATCAATGTCTCGGTAAAGCCGCACGAGGCGCGCACGCTCTGGCTCGACACGCGCGATCGTATCCTACCGCCCGGCGCGAACCTCTACGTCACGATCGCCGCCGCCGGCGGTGGCTTCGATGCCGCGAAGCTCGACGGCACGCGTCTGCGTTTGCTCTACAAGCCCGCCGCCGCCGCCAAGCCCGAGCATGTCGCCGATCGCTTCGAACAGGCGCGCGACAATCTCGCCTTTCTGGTCGAGGAACAGCCCAACACGCGCGCCTATCCGGTCTGGGACCGTTTCGAACGTGACATATCGGACGTGCTGCGCGTCGATCCCGACAATGCGGTCGCGCGCGCCTATTGGGTCGAGAAGAACCCCAACCAGCCTTATGCCCCGTTCACCCAGCCCGTCCCGCCCGCCGGCGCGCCGCTCTGGGCGTTCCGCCAGAGCGAGAATCTGAAGCTCTACCGCCGGTTCGTCGACTGGTGGATCGACAACCGCCAGATCGCCGATGGGGAGTTCGGTGGCGGCCTCTCCGACGATACCGATCTGGTCAACCAATGGGTGCCGCTCGCGCTGATGGGGGTAGAGCCCGCCCGCCTCGCCGCCTCGCAACGTCGCGTGTTGGACGCGACCTACACCAACGGCATGTGGTCGGACGGGCTGAGCCGCATCCGCGCCGACGAGTTGCACAGCTACGAAGAGGGCATCAATTCGGTCGCCCAGTCGCTCCAGCTCAGTCGCGGCGACCCAACCGCGATCGAGCGCGCGATGGCGGTGGCGCGCAACTATCCGCGCCTGATCGCGGTCAACCCCGCAGGGCACCACCACTTCGTGTCGAGCTATTACAGCGGCACCGATATCGTGCGCGAGGGCGTCTGGGGCTGGCAGCGCCCCTACAGCCTGCTCATCACCCATCCCGGCCTGCTGCTCGCCGACTATAACGGCGCGCCCGCGGTGAAATCCGCGCTGTTGCCGCTGCTCGACGACTGGCTCGCCCACGGCAAGCAGGCGGCGGATGGAAGCTGGAGCTATCCGTCCGAGATCGAATGGGCCACCGACGCCACGCGCGGCAGCGGCGTGGTCAGCGCCGCCAACGTCTTCTGGGCCGCCTGGACCTGGACCCACGACGATCGCTACCTTCGCCCAATCGTCGCGGATCTCACCCACCACAACCTTGCCGCCATCTCCCGCCTCAACCCGGATCTCCTCACCCGCCTCCCCGCCGGCCCCAAGCTGATCCAACAGATCGCCGACGGCACCATCACCGCGGCCGGAGTGGACAACGATCGCAATCTTGGCGGCAGCACCGACGCCGACTTCGCCCGCTTCGTCCGCTGGCAAAGCACCGGCGACAAGACGATCCTCGCCGATCTGTTCGGCGCCGAAATCCGGTCCGACAGCCAGCGCATGCACCTGCTGACCGAAGGCCATTTGTGGTCCGATCGCGTCAGCGTGCCGATCGAACTGCTCCAGCGCACCCGCCTCGGCGGCGTCGCCCACCGCCGCAACGCCTACGCGCCCGGCAATCTCGTCCGCTGGCGCTTCGACGGCGGCACGACCGCCGAAGACCTCGCAATCCTGATTCCCTCCGGCGATCCCCGACGTTTCAAGGTGATCGCATACAATCTCACCGATCGGCCGATCACCGCGACGATGATCGGCGACGGCATCGCGGCGGGCCGCTGGTCGATGACGCGCGGCATCGACACCAACGGCGACGACCAAGCCGACACGCCCTCGCCCGCCACGCAGATCGACTTTGAAGAAGGAACGCCCGTCCCACTCTCGCTTCCGCCCCGCCAGACCATCGTGTTCACATTGACGCTGGCGGCGGAAGGCGAAGAACCGCGGACTCGCGCGGACATTGGCCTGTCTGCCGATGATCTTGTCGTCAAAGGCGCCAATCTCACCGCGACCATCCACAGCCTCGGCGCAAAGCCAACGCCGGCCGGCATCGCGACGCTGATCAACGGCGAAGGCCAGTCGCTTGCCACCGCACGCTTTCCGAGTTTGGCAGCCCCGATCGACCTGCTCCCGAAAACGACAAGCGTCCGCTTCGCCATCCCACGCGGCGTCGAACCCGATACGCTCTCGGTGACGCTCGCGCTGGAGGGGAATCCGGGCGAAATATCGACGACGAACAACCGCGCCCGCATCGGCGCAACGATCGCCAACGGAAACCGCAAATCCGTAACAATGTAA
- a CDS encoding DUF2147 domain-containing protein, which produces MMLLLAAAAAAATTPDSVVGRWQTPTRHGVVEISKCGASICGSLVESDGLRADPHLKDVNNKDASLRTRALKGLTILKGFTWKPDAWAGGTIYNAEDGGTYNATLTPTSADQIKLKGCIVWPLCKTQVWTRIR; this is translated from the coding sequence ATGATGTTACTGTTGGCAGCGGCCGCCGCTGCTGCGACCACCCCGGACTCCGTGGTCGGTCGATGGCAAACACCTACCCGCCACGGCGTGGTGGAGATCAGCAAATGCGGCGCCTCGATCTGCGGATCGCTGGTCGAATCGGACGGTTTGCGTGCCGATCCGCATCTCAAGGACGTCAACAACAAGGACGCCAGCCTGCGCACACGCGCACTGAAAGGGCTGACAATCCTGAAAGGCTTCACTTGGAAGCCGGACGCCTGGGCCGGGGGCACGATCTACAACGCCGAAGATGGCGGCACGTATAACGCCACGCTCACCCCGACCAGCGCTGATCAGATCAAGCTCAAGGGCTGCATCGTCTGGCCGTTGTGCAAGACGCAAGTGTGGACGCGTATTCGGTGA